Proteins encoded in a region of the Zunongwangia endophytica genome:
- a CDS encoding DUF4290 domain-containing protein, giving the protein MTNALEYNSERSTLIIPEYGRHLQKMVEHAVSIEDDEERNRVANSIIAVMGNMNPHLRDVADFQHKLWDQLFIISDFKLDVESPFPKPSREQLEERPDALDYPQNFPKYRFYGNNIKRMIDEAKKYDDGEFKDALVLAIANHMKKSFLNWNRDTVDDNVIFEHLKELSDGDLNLKNSDEDLSDSSNLMRGGGKKKYTKTNNNPKRPSRKSRKRY; this is encoded by the coding sequence TTGACAAACGCATTAGAATATAACTCTGAGAGGAGTACGTTGATAATTCCTGAATACGGAAGACATCTACAGAAAATGGTAGAGCACGCCGTAAGTATTGAGGATGATGAAGAGAGAAACCGCGTGGCTAATTCTATAATCGCGGTAATGGGGAATATGAATCCGCATCTTCGTGACGTGGCAGATTTTCAACATAAGCTTTGGGATCAACTTTTTATTATCAGTGATTTTAAATTAGATGTAGAATCACCGTTTCCAAAACCTAGCCGTGAACAATTGGAAGAGCGTCCAGATGCTCTAGATTATCCACAAAATTTCCCTAAATATCGTTTCTACGGAAATAATATTAAGAGGATGATCGATGAGGCAAAAAAATACGATGATGGTGAATTTAAAGATGCATTAGTGTTAGCGATTGCCAATCACATGAAGAAATCTTTTCTTAATTGGAATCGTGATACTGTAGATGATAATGTGATTTTTGAGCATTTGAAAGAGTTGAGTGATGGTGATTTGAATCTGAAGAATTCAGATGAGGATTTAAGTGATTCTTCTAATCTTATGCGTGGTGGTGGTAAAAAGAAATACACCAAAACCAACAATAATCCAAAAAGACCTAGTCGTAAAAGCCGTAAACGCTACTAA
- a CDS encoding DUF493 family protein gives MSESKNPDEFYAKLKTQLQDTAIWPSEYLYKFIVPSKEEKIKGVEDIFDNMGAVITTKKSKKGTYTSVSINVTMQNPDAVISKYKEVGQKIEGVISL, from the coding sequence ATGAGTGAATCTAAAAATCCTGACGAATTTTACGCAAAACTGAAAACTCAACTTCAGGATACAGCGATATGGCCTTCAGAATATTTGTACAAATTTATTGTTCCTTCAAAAGAAGAGAAAATAAAAGGAGTTGAGGATATTTTTGACAATATGGGCGCGGTTATTACTACCAAAAAGTCTAAAAAAGGAACCTACACTAGCGTTTCCATAAACGTAACGATGCAAAATCCAGATGCAGTAATTTCCAAATACAAAGAAGTGGGACAAAAAATAGAAGGTGTAATTTCCTTATAG
- a CDS encoding ATP-binding protein: MKAKKIVITGGPGTGKSSIIFELEKRGYTCLHEISRQVTLEAQKEGIDQLFLEQPLLFSEKLLEGRDAQYREAEASEQDLIFIDRGVHDVVAYMDYFNTKYDEPFISTCKQRKYEQVFMLPPWEEIYKSDNERYESFEEAEKISQFLSNTYINYGYKPLVVPTGTVKERADFILKHIER, translated from the coding sequence GTGAAAGCAAAGAAAATTGTAATAACCGGCGGACCAGGAACGGGAAAATCTTCGATTATTTTCGAACTGGAAAAAAGAGGCTACACTTGCCTGCACGAAATTTCGAGACAGGTAACCTTAGAAGCTCAAAAAGAGGGAATAGATCAATTATTCCTGGAGCAACCTCTGCTCTTTAGTGAAAAACTCCTAGAAGGTAGAGATGCGCAATATCGCGAAGCAGAAGCTTCTGAGCAAGATCTTATTTTTATAGATCGTGGCGTGCATGACGTGGTGGCATATATGGATTATTTTAATACCAAATATGACGAACCTTTTATTTCTACTTGTAAACAAAGGAAATATGAGCAGGTGTTTATGTTACCTCCTTGGGAAGAAATTTATAAAAGCGATAACGAACGCTATGAAAGTTTCGAGGAAGCCGAGAAAATATCTCAGTTTTTATCGAATACTTACATTAACTACGGTTATAAGCCATTAGTAGTTCCTACCGGAACGGTAAAAGAACGAGCTGATTTTATTTTAAAACATATCGAGCGCTAA